ACAGGTAACACGCTGGACTTCTATCCGCAGCACTTACAAACTGCAATCGACGCGGCAAATGAATGGGTTTATCAGGACATTAATAACGGCGTTTACCGGGCCGGCTTTGCGACTACTCAGGCTGCCTATGAGCATAATGTTGTGGATCTTTTCAGTGCACTGGATCGTTTGGAGCATCTTTTATCAGAACAACGTTATATTGCTGGCGATCAGATCACAGAAGCAGACTGGCGGACATTTACGACACTGGTGAGATTCGATGCGGTTTATCACGGTCACTTTAAATGTAACCTGCGTCAGCTGCGTGAATATCCAAATATAAGCGGTTATGTAAGAGAGCTTTATCAGCAGAGTGATGTCGCGAGTACCTGTGATTTCGAGCATATCAAGCAGCATTATTATTACAGCCATGCGGGCATTAATCCTACCCGGGTTGTTCCATTGGGCCCGGCGCTGGATTTTGATCGGCCACATGGCCGTGGATAAATATAAGCGCTTGCTTTGCAAGCGATGCTGATCACGTATACTGGCCTCTTTATGCACTGAGCATGAGTTGAAAGAGGAGTATGGACGATGGATACGCAGGGAGCGTTGCAGCAATATTTCGGTTTTAATCAGTTTCGTCCCGGGCAGCAGCAGACAGTCGATCAGTTGTTGCAGGGGCACTCCAGTCTGGCAATCTTTCCAACAGGCTCAGGTAAATCACTCTGTTATCAGCTCAGTGCGTTACAGCTGCCGCATCTGACTTTAGTCGTTTCCCCACTGTTAGCGTTAATGAAAGATCAGCTGGCCTTTCTTGACGCTAAAGGCATTCCCGCTGCGCGAATTGATTCTGGCATGAGCTTTGAAGAAAATCGCCAGGTAATGGCAGACGCCCGCAGTGGCAAGTTAAAGATTCTTATGGTGTCGGTTGAGCGTTTTAAGAATGAACGCTTTCGTCAGTTTATTGCTGCAATTCCGTTATCGATGCTGGTGGTTGATGAAGCCCACTGTATCTCTGAATGGGGTCATAACTTCCGGCCGGATTATCTTAAATTGCCGGTGTATCGCGAAGCTTTGAATATTCCGCTGGTATTACTGTTAACGGCCACAGCGACAGAGCAGGTTAAGGCCGATATGGCGGCTAAATTTTCGATACAACCAGAACATATCGTGCAGACGGGGTTTTACCGTGCAAATTTGGATCTGAGTGTCTGGCCTGTGAGTGACCAGCAACGTAACGGACGCTTGCTGGACGCACTGGGGCAGGCATCAGGCCCGGCTGTTGTTTATGTAACACTGCAACAGACTGCTGAAAAGGTGGCTGATTTTCTGCGTCAGAAGGGTTTAAATGCTGCGGCTTATCATGCGGGTTTTAAGGATGATCAGCGCCAACAGGTACAAGATGATTTTATGGCCGGGCGCTTACAGATAGTCGTAGCGACTATTGCGTTTGGCATGGGTGTAGATAAATCTGATATTCGCTGCGTCGTGCATTATGACCTGCCTAAATCTATCGAAAACTACAGTCAGGAAATTGGCCGTGCCGGCCGGGACGGTCAACCAAGCCGCTGCATAGCACTGGGCAATCTGGATGGCATAAATACGGTCGAGAACTTTGTCTATGGCGATACTCCTGAACCGGAAGGTATTGCGTATGTGCTTGAAGATATAGCCAGTAATATTAATGCCGAAGGTAACTGGGAAGTACAATTATTATCACTGGCAAACAGCAGTAATATTCGTCAGCTGACGCTGAAAACCTTGTTAGTGCAGTTAGAACTTAATCAGGTTATTCAGGCGAAGTCTGTGTATTTCGCTGAATTTAAATACAAGTTTCTGCAAGATCAACAGCAGATACTCGAACGCTTTAATGGTGAACGCCGGGCATTTTTACAGGCTTTGTTCAGCCACACTCCGTTTAAGCGGATATGGGGTGAACTGGATATGCAGAGTTTATTGCAAAGTTATGGCGGTGATCGTGACCGTGCGGTTAAAGCACTGGAATATCTCAGTGAACAGCAATTAATTGAATTACAGAGCCGTGGTGTAACAGAAGTGTTTGGCGTTAATCAGTCTGCATTGTTACAGCCAGAGCTTGGGACAAACTTACAAGCTTATTTTGCTGATAAGGAACAAAAAGAGATTGCCCGGATTGCTGCGCTGGTGGGCTTTTTCGAAGAAACTCGCTGTCTTAGCCATCAACTTGCGGAATATTTTGCAGATTATCAGGCACCGCAGATCTGCGGACACTGTTCAGTATGTCGACATGAACCGGCGAAACTGTCGTACTCATGGGATGTAAGTTGTCCGGAAGCAGAGCAGTTGGAGTGTTGGCTCCAGACATTGGCAACCAAATTGGAAACGGCTAACTCTCCGGGTGATATTCGATTGTCGTTACCTTTAGCATGCCGTTTTCTGGCGGGTATCAGTGTGCCGGTGTGGACGAAAATTAAAGCCAGGCAACTGCCAGGCTACGGCAGTTGTGAAAGCATGCGTTATGCGGATATTTCGCAATGGGTTGCGGGAATTGTTGCCAGGATTAACGCCCAATAACGGAATTCAGAGAAGGTTCTGTCAGAAATTCAGATAGTAAAAAGCCGGCATTTGCCGGTTTTTTTGTAAGTGCTTACTATCGGTTCAGTGTATTAATCAGGCTTTATATGATGGTGACCACTGAAGACAGGAAGTGCATTTTGATATAACTCAGTGAGTTAGTATGTTCCGCTTATGTTGCTGAAGTTAGAAATCTATTGAGTAGTTATTTTCTGTGAGTTGGATCTATGTCAATTAATCCCAGCTAAGAATGTCTGCTTTGTGCCAAAAGCGGACACTTTCATGGATTGAAACTGATGGTTCTTCATGCACCCTAAAGCTATCGTACATAGATAGGCCATTCATCCATTAGGCGTGATTGTATTGGATATTATTGTGCCTGAAGTATCTTCTTAGCCACAACAAAATAACTAGACGCACCCTCATATACTTCTTCGGTCTTGAGCTTTTGAAACCCCCCATTCTCCAGTAATTTATCTACATCAGATCTTCTGTATCTTCTTATAGAAATGGGGATAATTCCGACTCTAGATAATATGCTTACTAATAACATCTGCATGCTTACTAGAAGAGACTTTCTATCTTTCAAGCAAGGAGTTGCAGTAATGAATACCCCATCATTTTTCAATAAATCATGAATTCTTGAAATGACATTCTGAGGACTGTTTACGGTATGAAGCATATTGAAGGCTAGTATCACATCAAATGATTCTTTCTTATACCTGTTATCAAATATGGTCGATTGCTCGAAATCTACATTCTCAACATTATTTTCAGCCGCTTTATTTTTTGCTATCTCAATCATCTCAGATGATATATCGAGTGCATGAACCTCTTTTACCAGATTAGAAAGTTCACAGGATGCTGTACCTGTCCCACACCCATAATCTAATACGATATCGTTGATTTTAAGGTAGTTTTTAGTGCTTTCTCTGGTTTTATCATGAATGTATTCAAAGCGCTCTTCTGACTTATCGTAGTTCTTTGAAGCCTTATCCCAGAATTCTTTCGCTTTATTCATAACTTGCACCGACTATAGGTTCTTGAGCTTTAGCGAGGTATGTAGAGGTCGAAACTCATTGACTTTTGAACTCATGTTATCCGTATTTTATCAATGCTATTATGAATAGATACGGACGATTTTGAATAACAGGTATTCATATGGGAATAGATTGGAAGGCTGTAGATTTTGATTGGAACCGAGCCAGAGCTTTTCTTGCCACAGCGGAACTAGGCTCTCTCTCAGCAGCAGCCAAGGCTTTAAATTGTTCTCAGCCCACCTTGAGTAGGCAGGTAAATGCGCTAGAAAGAGAGTTAAAAGTAGTCTTATTCGAACGTGTCGGTAAAGGTTTAGAGCTAACACCCAGCGGAGTTGAGTTACTGGAGTGTGTAAGAAACATGGGTAATGCTGCCTCTCATTTCTCAATCGTGGCCTCAGGGAAATCAGAATCATTAGAAGGATCTGTGTGTATTAGCGCATCAGAAATCATGGCTGTTTATGATTTACCTCCAATAATTTCAAAGCTAAGAAAGATTGAACCCAAAATCACTATTGAAGTAATTGCATCTAATACGAGCAGTGATTTAAAGAGAAGAGAAGCAGATATTGCTTTGAGAGCCTATCGTCCTACTCAGCCTGACTTGATTGCCAAAAAAATCAGAGACGATGATTTTTTTCTTTATGCCGCGACAAGTTATCTGGAGACTAATGGAAACCCTACAGTGATAGATGACTTAAATAGTGCGGACTTTATAGGAATACCTGAAACTCAGAAGGTTATCTCGATATTAAATCAACGAGGCCTTGATCTTACATCAGATAACTTTCCTGTTATTACGGGAAACCATACCGTTTATTGGGAGCTAGTTAAGCAAGGAGCGGGTATCGGTTTTATTCAAGAGAAATTAGGTAAAACAGAAAGCAGGGTTGAGAAAGTGTTACCTGCATTAGGAGCATTCTCTAGTGAGCTTTGGCTTGTTACTCACCGTGAACTCAGGACTAACAGGAGAATTCGGCGAGTATTTGACTTCCTTGATGATGAATTAGCGCAGAATAAATAGTCAGGTACGCTATATATGATGCATCCTTAAATGTCCGCTTTGTGTCGTTAGCGGACCCTCAAAGGAGGAGCAGATGTGTCCGCTTTTGGCACAAACCAGACATGTCAGCCAAATACTTCAGTACACTTTTATTAATGCAGTTATATAAATTGGCTTGGCGCTTTTGCTTCAATTTGAAGCAAAATCAATAAAAAAGAAGAGATGCCCACAGGCCGCGAGCCAGTTGAATCAGAGCGATTCATTTTTCAACTAACAGGGAAGTTTCTCAGCGGCAAAATTACGCATAGGTATTTCACACCGTAACTGAGGCTCAAATGAGTCCCGTAAGCTTCGGAGTTTCAAAGAAATTCCCCGTTTATTATTCAGCTAATCTTTGCCTTGCCATCAAACAGCGTTGCTAATCTACTCGATTCAACTAACTCAATATTATGCTCTTGCGCATAATTACGGGCGGCGTCGGAAATTTCACCTAAGGTCACGTAGAGGAATCCAGTTGCTTCGATATTTTGTCCTGCGGCAACTAATAGTTTCAAAGGCTCTATTCCAGTATTCGCTGCTTTGAATCGCTTACTGCACAGCAATAGTTTTCTGCTTCCGTAGGTTAGTTCCAAATCAGCGCCATTACCCTTAAACGCGCTAGACTCGTAGCCTCTTTTTATATAATTCGCGGCTATTTTCTCAGAGATGATTCCAGCCGACATTTTTTTAGCTTGCTGAACAACGTCCAATACCTGCTTTTGTGAAGGTTGTTGAAGCTGCTTGTAGCAAGCAATTGCGCCTATTATCAGAAATGGCAATGAAGCTGTGACACTCAAAACCGCATATTTTGCATCTGTAAGAGCCAGGCTGACCACCAGAATAAACAGACCAATTGATACGCTATACCACCAGCTGGATCGCAACAACACTGCAAACAACGATCCTTTAGCCATTTTAAACGCCATAGATAGATTACCTTTTGAATTCTGTTACCCGTTTGACGGGGCCGATGATAAGTAGCTGAAATTTGCAGCCGTATATTAGCATTTTCCTAAATCTCTGAGGCATCCAAAAAGATATTTAATCAACATCTGAATCGACCAGTCTTTAGCAGAGACCTTGTAACATTATTGTGTATCCCATCATTTCACGTTATCAGGGATCAGATAATAAAAAAGCGAGTACTGTGTTAGCAGTACTCGCTTTTTAGAAGGTTCTTAAGAAGTTGATTGCCAACTTTAATGGTCAGTTTCCAACTTCAATGTCACGGTATCCAACTTGAATAGCCGTGATCAGTAGTCGAACTTAGTAGTCGTACTTAGACGCAGTATAGATAGCGAAAGCTTTTTCCCAGATCTCGCCAACTTCACCGTTACCTACAGGCTGGCCGTCCAGCTTAGTAACAGGTGCGATTTCTTTAGAAGAGCTGGTGATCCACAGTTCGTCAGCATTACGGACTTCGTCCATAGTGATGTTGCGTTCTTCAATCTTCAGAGAACCGTCAGCTTTAATGCTGTCGATGATAATGCGACGGGTGATACCCGGCAGAATCTGGTTGTCCTGGATTGGAGTGATGATCACGCCATCTTTAACGATGAAAGCGTTACAAGAGCTACCTTCAGTTACCAGGTTGTCTGCGTTGTACAGCAGAGCTTCGTCGCTACCAGTAGAGTAACCTTCCTGGAAGTGCATTACGTTACCCAGCAGTGCAGTAGACTTAATGTGGCAACGCTGCCAGCGCAGATCTTCTGTGCTTACCAGGCTGTACTGAGTAACTTTAGTACGGTCAACTGGCTCAGGCGTTTTAATCGCGAAGCAGAAGCAGAAGATTGTTGGTTCAACGCCTTCCGGGTAAGGGTGGTAACGCTTAACGTCAGTACCGCGGGAAATGTGAACGTAAACGCCCAGGTTCTCACCCATGTCGCTGTTACGGGCAACCAGGTCGTCAAGCAGTGCTTTCCAGCCATCAATTGTATTGCTGTTCTTGATCTCGATAGCCGCCAGGCCATCAGCCATACGGTTAAGATGAGGCATCAGACCTACAGATTTGCCGTTATAGTACGGGATAACTTCATAGATACCGTCACCAAACAGGAAACCACGGTCCAGTGGTGAAATACGGGCTTCTGCCAATGGCTGGTATTCACCGTTTAAGTAAGCAATGCTCATGTTAACTTTCCTCTCAAACTATAATTCTGTGGGGGCATATCCCCGCCGACCTTCCTGTGGGTAAGGTTCGACAACGTCCTGACACGTTATAGGGTATGCCTGGATAAACCTGGCAAAGGCAAGTACCAGCTAGCTATCAACCAGCTAAATTGCTCAAGCATTACGCGTATCCTGTTTCCTCATTACTTTTCAGTAATCCAGGATCGCTGTGCAATTGCGGCCTTAACAGGTTGCGTCAGACTCTGACGCCTCCTAAGTGATACTGTAGGCCTGTGGTCGCGAGACGACCGGGAATGAATAGCTACAGATCAAGGGCAGTGCTTCAGTTTAGCTTGTGACTGTATACCGAAGACAGAACTACCATCATACTTTTTGAGTGCGCAGCAGTGTGTTTGAAAAATGCATATCTTTCAATAGGTAAAAAAACTTCAGAATATAATGCTGTCGCAATGAGTTTTTTAGAATTTTATTCTGTGTAAATTGCGAGTTTAGAGAAAACGCCTGTTGTAAATGCCTGTATTTGCTGTCTGAGTCAGGTGCTTAAAACGCTATCGCTCATGATCTCCCTGCTACTGTTGGCAAGTAGCTGCGGAAGGATGCGATCGTCGTCTAAACGCCAGCTACAGTTAAAACTCAGAGCCGGGGCAGCTTGATCGATGTGCAGTTCAACCAGTTGTTTTTCATCAAGTAACTGTCGCACGATAGGTTCAGGCATCAGGGCAACGCCGATACCCTGTGACACCATAGTTAATAAACTGGCAACTGAACTGCAGGTATGAAATACCGGTGCGTCATCATGAAAACTCTGGAACAGTTGCTGCAGATAATCCCATGGCCGGGTTTCCCGGGGGAAACTGAGTACAGGATAATTCACCAGATCAGCAACTGAGCGGATGTTGGCGTCGCCGATCAATCCCGGTGCGGCTACCCAGCATTGCGGATAGCTACATAAAGGCTCACTGACCAGCTCAGGTATATTGTTCTGATCGGCTACCATCAGGGCCAGGTCCAACTGATAATTCTTGAGCTGTTTGACCAGTGTTGGCGAAACATCACTGATCAGCTCAAAAGACATTAATGGATACTGTGCCTGCCAGTGCTGTAATAAAGGCGATAACCAGAGATGGGCGAGCGTGTCAGCAATGCCAATTCGCAGATTACCCCGTTCAGGCGCATCTTCACGAATCTGCTGTTTCATCTCCTGACTGATGGCAATCAGCTTTTCTGCATAAGGCAGTAACTGAACCCCTCTGGGGCTTAACCGGGTACCGCTTTTATCGCGGATGAACAGCTGAGCGCCGAGCTCATTTTCTAATGCAATAATGCGCGCAGAAATCGCCGGTTGAGTGGCATGCAGGTGCTGGGCCGCAGCATGAAAGCTGCCGAGCCGTGCGACTTTAACGAAAGTATTCAGGTTACGTATGCGCATGGTTACTCAGTGCATCGGACAGATGGCTGGCAGTATGCCATTATCATGCAGCTGATAGAAGGTCGGCTGATTCTTGTGAATTGGAAAGAGGGTTGTGGAATATCCATTTAACCGGGAGGAAAGGGAATGACAACGTTATCCGTAAGGGAAGCGGTGAAAGAAGATGCCGGGTTGATTTTGAGCTTTATCCGGGATCTGGCCCGTTATGAAAAAGCTGAACATTGTGTACTGACAGATGAACAACAGATTGCTGCCAGCTTGTTTGCAGAAGGTGCGAATACAGCGGGTTTAGTTTGTCTGGCAGATGGTCAGGCGGTTGGATTTGCGGTGTACTTTTATAATTACTCGACCTGGCTGGGGCGAAAAGGGCTGTATCTGGAAGATCTGTATGTGGCACCTGAGTTTCGCGGTATAGGTGCGGGTAAATTTCTCCTACAACAGCTTGCCCGACAGGCAGTCGCTGAAGGTTGCGGCAGGTTCGAATGGTCGGTTCTGGACTGGAATCAGCCAGCGATAGATTTCTATGAATCTATAGGCGCGGTTGCTCAGAGTGAGTGGATAGGATATCGGCTGGAAGGTGAAAGGCTGACGCGTTTTGCTGAACAGGGTTGAGTTATCACTTACATCAGATGGAGTGAAACAGGCGATGAGTGCGGAGATATACACGTTAGTTACTGTGGTATGGGGGATATCTGTTACTTTCCTGGGTGTTATGTATATAGCTTGCTGGTTAGCTGCTGTATTTCATTGTAAGGACCGGTTTATATTACTAATTCCATTTTGGTTTTTTATGCATAATTCCTTCGATGATGAAGGAATATCTATTTGCCGGAGAGCATTTAAAATATCTTTAGTGGGAGGGGTAGTGTTCTTTCTAGGGGTTGCGTTTGGTTTTCTTCGTTGAACTTTAATATGTCTGGTCGATAGAACTGAATATAGAAAGTTCTTAGTACTGTAAGTAAAACAGGCAGTTGTACAGCTGCCCGTTTTATTTTGCTACTCAAGCTTTGGTGTACAGAATTAATCAGTTGTAATTGTAAACTCTGCCACCGGATGCTGTTTGCGTAGCACTCTATAGGCACTGCGCAATTCGCCGCGGTCTACATAGCAGCCGCGCAGATGACGTTCACCGCTGCCAGCTGCAAACTCGGCACGGCCATGGGCGATACGGTGGTTATCGAAGACAATACATTCGCCGGCATTCAGACGGAAGCGCATCAGGAAGCGGTTATCCTGCAGCATGTGTCCGAAGGTACGGAAAGCCGGGTAGAACTTATCCAGAGTTGCCTGTGGCAGGTCAAATACATCACTCAGGTGCTGGCTGTAGTTAATGCCGCTGACTTCACCGTTGTTTGGGTCGATTTCGATGATCGTCTGACGGGCACGTACATCCTGATGATCAGTGGTGTAACGGAATGGCACACTGACGGTAGATAACAGTTCGAAGTATTCTGGATGCTGATCGCGCAGGGCGTTGGCCACACTGGTAGCATCAACAAACAGGCTGTCGCCACCGTCCGCATCATTTACCCGGCAATGCAGGAATTGAATGCCCGGGGCGAGTTCTTCCGGAGGCAGGTCAGTGTGTAGCTCCAGTGCTTTGCTGGTGTAAGCGAGATTTTCCGGATTCTTTTTAGATTTCACATCAAAATGATAGCCGGAGAAAGAAGGGCGCACTGTGCCAATTAGTTCGCAGGTTTCCTGCAGGCCTTCATTGCTGTTAGGCATGTCTGTAATCAGGGCTACACCTTCATCCAGCATTGCTTCCAGCCAGTCGGCTACTTTTGCCGGATTATTCATCAGTTCAGGCTGGCTGAAACGGGCCATTTGTGGGTAATGTTCCGCATACCATGAACGGCGGGCACGTATTGCGATATCACCATGGCCTTGTCCCTGATGCCAGTTTTCCAGCCAGTTCAGTTTATAGCGGCTTTGATGTCCGCAAGGCCATAGTATTTGCAGAGCGTCAGCTTCAACCATTGCTGTTGCTGGCTGAAGATTGTCTGGCTCAGCAAGAATGTCGAAAGTACGCTCCTGGGTTTCACTGTCCCATGAACTGCTGCAGTTATCCCGCAGCCAAAAATAGTTAAAGTAGGCTTGCTGGCCGTTAATGTTTACAAATAAACCGTTTTGCTGCAGTTCAACAGCAGCGCTGGCAGGCATGTGGATATGCAATTCAGCAGAGTTTGTAAGCATGACTGTATTCCGAAGTATGGTATGGGTTGTGACGTTTTTGACAAAGCATTGTCGGTTTGATTTTTATATTATCACGGTAATGTAAAAAATAATGTATAGTCTGTCAATGCCTAAAATAGTCGATCATGAACAACGCCGTGAAGCCATTGCTAAAGCGGCCAGTAAAGTAATTGCCCACCGCGGACTTGAAGCCACTAAGCTGACTGATATCGGCCGCGAAGCCGGGGTCACAACAGGGGCTATCCGTCATTACTTTGAAGATAAGGAAGCGGTGTTAATAGCAGCGCTTGAATATGCCTTTACCGGCAGTGTTAACCGTATGCTGGTGCAGGCTGAGCACCAGCCTTATCAGTTTGACCGGGTTCTGATGCAAGTGCTGCCTACCGATGAGGAAGGGCGGGGCATGGTTTCTGCCTGGCTGATCTTCTGGGGACGCTCTCTGACTGAGCCGCGTTTGGCAGAGCATCAGATTGGCGTGCATAACCGCTGGATTGAACTGGTGCAGCAACAGCTGGCTATTCACTGCGAACAACAGGGGCTGGAACTAAAAGAACCGCCACTGGATGTCGCTGAGGCCTTGACGGCGCAGATTAATGGTCTGATGATTCGTACTCTGATCGCCCCGGATGACTGGTCTGCACTGCGGCTGCATAAATTGCTAAGTGATTATTTGCGCCAGTCGGGGTTAATGCCCTAGCTCTTCTGATTAGAGCACGCTGTGAGTTTTGTATTTTTATGAAAAAAGCCTCTGCCCGAATTGGCCTGACGAATCCTAAATCGCCAACCAATGTTGGTGCCGTTATGCGTGCCGCCGGATGTTTTGAAGCTGATGCTGTGTATTACACCGGTGAGCGCTATGAGCGCGCTGCCCAGTTTCACACTGATACTAAGTCAGTGAGTCAGCGAATCCCCCTGACAGGTGTCGAATGTTTGTTAGATGTTATGCCTCAGCTTGATGATGATACTCAACTGGTATGTATTGATCTGGTAGAAGGCGCTGTTTCCCTGGCTGAGTTTGAGCATCCTGAAAATGCTTTTTATATATTTGGTCCTGAAGATGGCAGCCTGAGTCAGTCTGTCGTAGATCGTGCAGATGCGGCGGTTTATATTCCTACTGTAGGTTGTCTGAATCTGGCAGCGACTGTTAATGTGGTGTTGTATGACCGGCAGGCAAAACGTGGTGCTGCCAAGTCTGGCGATGCGCTGATTCGCAGCAGCCGGGACCGAAATAACAGCGTGAGCTTTAACGCTGAATAATCTCACACAATGATTGTGTAATGCCCATCTACGGATAGCAGTGAGAATTGCTGGCGGAAGCAGGGCTCTATCAACGGACAGAATATGACGTTAGCTGAAAACCGCTCTGCATGGCTTGAAACTGAATTAACCCGGGTTGACGGTCAATCTCCCCGGGAGACGGAAACCGCGCCTTTAGGTAAGCATCTGAAGATGGCGGGAAATCCTTTTGTGTTTTTACGCGGCGCTGCGCAGCTTTTTTATGCGGATATTAATGCTGGCTATCTGAATTTACCTGAAGCTCTGTATACGTTGCCTAAAACCCACATCATGGGTGATTGCCATACTTCCAACTTTGGTTTTTTTACTGAAGAAGGCTCCCACGGCGACAGAGTTGTATTCGCCCCAAATGATTTTGATGATGCCTGTGTCGGACATGCTGTCTGGGATTTAGCCCGTTATGCGGTAAGTCTGGTGTTATGTGCGGATTATTGCCGGGGCTTATCGGAGGGTACGTACCAGCCTAAAGAGGCCGGGGAGAAAGACTATACCGGCAAAGCCAGTGTCAAAGCCGGTTCGGCTGAGCAGGCGGTTCGTCAGTTTCTGAAAGGCTATCAGCAGCGCTGTGAAATGCTGATTGCCAGCCCGGATTATCATCAACAGGTTCTGACAGATTTCCCGGACGATCATATTCTCAGCAAGCCGTTTCATAAAGCGAAAGCGCGGGCAGCAGGCGGTGCTGATTTTCTGTTCAAAAGCTCACTGGCCAAAGCTGTAGATGTGGATGCCGAAGCGCTGCGTTTTCGTGACCGTGCCGATAAGTTTAAGCGTTTAAATGCTGATGAATATGCAGCACTTGAGCAGGCATTCGCACCTTATATGGATGATCAGGTGCTGGATATTGTTGCCCGTCTGGATGCCGGTACAGGCTCAGTCAATATGTCCCGTTATTACTTGTTAGTTGGTCCTGCGGATTATCAAGGGCAGCAGGATCTGAACCTTTGCCATATTGTTGAAGTGAAACAGCAACGCAAAGCTGCCCCCTTATTTTACTTTACTGACCTGAGTCCGGTTAACCGTTTGAACCCTGCACATCTGACGCTCGAATGTCAGCGTCGGATGCAGCGTTTTCCTGACTTGATACTGGATGAAGCTGAGTATGGCGGTGGGCATTGGCTGGTCCGTTCCCGTCATCATGCCAAAGTTGGCCTCGATCCGGAAAATGTCGCCCTGGGAAAAAAGGCCCGCAAAGGCGGATTTGAAGAATATGCAGCTACCTGCGGTCATGCATTGGCGCTGGCTCATGGCAGGGGAGACCGGCGCTCTGTCCGCTATGAGCAAGCTGTTGTTAAATTACTGCCAGAGCAAACGGATGCATTTGTGACCGCATGTCTGGAGTATGCGCAGCAAGCTAAGGATGACTGGCGTTTACTGAATCAGATGTTAGGGCAGGAGGTTTAAATGCTGACAGATAATTACCGTCTGATGGCGGAATACAATCACTGGATGAATAGCAAGTTGCTGGATGCTGCCAGTCAGCTTTCTTCTGCTGAACTTAAACGTGACAGCGGTGCCTTTTTTAATTCAATAATGGGCACTTTTAATCACCTGATGGTGGGCGATATTATCTGGTTACAGCGCTTTGCTGAACATCCGGCCAGTGATGTGCTGAACAGCGTCAGGGATATTCAGCGGCCAGCTACTTTAAGCCAGATGTTACACGATGATTTGTCGCAGCTATCTCCTCAGCGCCGGCAACTGGA
The DNA window shown above is from Aliamphritea ceti and carries:
- a CDS encoding GNAT family N-acetyltransferase, which encodes MTTLSVREAVKEDAGLILSFIRDLARYEKAEHCVLTDEQQIAASLFAEGANTAGLVCLADGQAVGFAVYFYNYSTWLGRKGLYLEDLYVAPEFRGIGAGKFLLQQLARQAVAEGCGRFEWSVLDWNQPAIDFYESIGAVAQSEWIGYRLEGERLTRFAEQG
- a CDS encoding TauD/TfdA family dioxygenase: MLTNSAELHIHMPASAAVELQQNGLFVNINGQQAYFNYFWLRDNCSSSWDSETQERTFDILAEPDNLQPATAMVEADALQILWPCGHQSRYKLNWLENWHQGQGHGDIAIRARRSWYAEHYPQMARFSQPELMNNPAKVADWLEAMLDEGVALITDMPNSNEGLQETCELIGTVRPSFSGYHFDVKSKKNPENLAYTSKALELHTDLPPEELAPGIQFLHCRVNDADGGDSLFVDATSVANALRDQHPEYFELLSTVSVPFRYTTDHQDVRARQTIIEIDPNNGEVSGINYSQHLSDVFDLPQATLDKFYPAFRTFGHMLQDNRFLMRFRLNAGECIVFDNHRIAHGRAEFAAGSGERHLRGCYVDRGELRSAYRVLRKQHPVAEFTITTD
- a CDS encoding TetR/AcrR family transcriptional regulator yields the protein MYSLSMPKIVDHEQRREAIAKAASKVIAHRGLEATKLTDIGREAGVTTGAIRHYFEDKEAVLIAALEYAFTGSVNRMLVQAEHQPYQFDRVLMQVLPTDEEGRGMVSAWLIFWGRSLTEPRLAEHQIGVHNRWIELVQQQLAIHCEQQGLELKEPPLDVAEALTAQINGLMIRTLIAPDDWSALRLHKLLSDYLRQSGLMP
- a CDS encoding RNA methyltransferase; its protein translation is MKKASARIGLTNPKSPTNVGAVMRAAGCFEADAVYYTGERYERAAQFHTDTKSVSQRIPLTGVECLLDVMPQLDDDTQLVCIDLVEGAVSLAEFEHPENAFYIFGPEDGSLSQSVVDRADAAVYIPTVGCLNLAATVNVVLYDRQAKRGAAKSGDALIRSSRDRNNSVSFNAE
- a CDS encoding DUF2252 domain-containing protein, which codes for MTLAENRSAWLETELTRVDGQSPRETETAPLGKHLKMAGNPFVFLRGAAQLFYADINAGYLNLPEALYTLPKTHIMGDCHTSNFGFFTEEGSHGDRVVFAPNDFDDACVGHAVWDLARYAVSLVLCADYCRGLSEGTYQPKEAGEKDYTGKASVKAGSAEQAVRQFLKGYQQRCEMLIASPDYHQQVLTDFPDDHILSKPFHKAKARAAGGADFLFKSSLAKAVDVDAEALRFRDRADKFKRLNADEYAALEQAFAPYMDDQVLDIVARLDAGTGSVNMSRYYLLVGPADYQGQQDLNLCHIVEVKQQRKAAPLFYFTDLSPVNRLNPAHLTLECQRRMQRFPDLILDEAEYGGGHWLVRSRHHAKVGLDPENVALGKKARKGGFEEYAATCGHALALAHGRGDRRSVRYEQAVVKLLPEQTDAFVTACLEYAQQAKDDWRLLNQMLGQEV
- a CDS encoding DinB family protein — protein: MLTDNYRLMAEYNHWMNSKLLDAASQLSSAELKRDSGAFFNSIMGTFNHLMVGDIIWLQRFAEHPASDVLNSVRDIQRPATLSQMLHDDLSQLSPQRRQLDKMICEFCSQLNDADLMLELEYKNTKGIAFKRRFAYLLQHFFNHQTHHRGQLTTLFSQRGVDVGETDLLGVMP